A portion of the Rhodococcus pseudokoreensis genome contains these proteins:
- a CDS encoding ABC transporter ATP-binding protein, producing MIEVRGLTKTFGATKAVDNLTFNVKPGMVTGFLGPNGAGKSTTMRMILGLDRPTAGSALIDGKPYSDLVQPLRTVGALLDAKWVHPNRSARAHLQWMAASNSLPKSRVDEVLHLVGLTEVAGKKAGGFSLGMSQRLGLAATLLGDPKVLLFDEPVNGLDPEGIVWIRKFMQRLAAEGRTVLVSSHLLSEMALTAEHLVVIGRGRLIADTTVSEFVSKSSESTVRVRSPQLDALRSALTSNGLTVREDGSDGQQALVVVDSSTDVVGGIAGSQGIVLHELASQRGSLEDAFMKLTGDDVQYHAEGVEDVMRGAL from the coding sequence ATGATTGAAGTGAGGGGACTGACAAAGACCTTCGGTGCGACGAAGGCGGTGGACAACCTGACGTTCAACGTGAAGCCGGGTATGGTCACCGGCTTCCTCGGCCCGAACGGTGCAGGCAAATCGACGACGATGCGCATGATCCTCGGGCTGGACCGCCCCACGGCGGGCAGCGCGCTGATCGACGGCAAACCGTACAGCGACCTGGTGCAGCCGCTGCGGACGGTGGGGGCCCTGCTCGACGCGAAATGGGTGCACCCCAACCGCTCGGCCCGCGCCCACCTGCAGTGGATGGCGGCGTCCAACTCGCTGCCGAAGAGCCGCGTCGACGAGGTGCTGCACCTCGTCGGGCTCACCGAGGTGGCGGGGAAGAAGGCCGGCGGGTTCTCGCTCGGCATGTCCCAGCGACTGGGCCTGGCCGCCACCCTGCTCGGCGACCCGAAGGTGCTGCTGTTCGACGAGCCGGTGAACGGGCTCGACCCGGAGGGCATCGTCTGGATCCGGAAGTTCATGCAGCGCCTCGCCGCCGAGGGCCGCACCGTGCTGGTGTCGAGCCACCTGCTGTCCGAGATGGCGCTCACCGCAGAACATCTGGTGGTCATCGGCCGCGGCCGGCTGATCGCCGACACCACCGTGTCCGAGTTCGTCAGCAAGTCCTCGGAATCGACGGTGCGCGTGCGGAGCCCACAGTTGGACGCGCTGCGCAGCGCGCTCACGTCCAACGGGCTCACCGTGCGCGAGGACGGATCCGACGGGCAGCAGGCGCTCGTCGTGGTGGATTCGTCGACGGACGTCGTCGGCGGGATCGCCGGTTCGCAGGGCATCGTCCTGCACGAGTTGGCATCTCAGCGCGGATCGCTGGAAGACGCCTTCATGAAGTTGACCGGAGACGACGTGCAGTACCACGCAGAGGGCGTCGAAGATGTGATGAGGGGTGCACTGTAA
- a CDS encoding ABC transporter permease: MAVLNAERIKITSTRSPWWCTVIIIVLGLGLAAVIGLSAKASINSFNNQIADGRQPDFDPFLPQMADAVGGVSGFGVLVLMILAALAVTSEYRFGVIRTTFQAIPNRASVLIAKAGLIGAFGAVLTFVLTFGAYAIAKATAGDEAGAALTLTGADAWRSIYGVPIYAFLCVVLAVGVGTLLRQSAGAIALLLLWPLLIESLFNLFGSFGQKIMPFLPFLNANNFLGAPQGVDFHWGPWGSLVYFAVFVFVIFGAGLVVVNKRDA; encoded by the coding sequence ATGGCTGTTCTCAATGCCGAACGGATCAAGATCACGTCGACGAGGTCGCCGTGGTGGTGCACGGTCATCATCATCGTGCTGGGACTCGGCCTCGCCGCAGTCATCGGGCTCAGCGCGAAGGCCAGCATCAACTCCTTCAACAACCAGATCGCGGACGGTAGGCAACCCGATTTCGATCCGTTCCTGCCGCAGATGGCGGACGCCGTGGGCGGTGTGTCCGGATTCGGCGTGCTGGTCCTGATGATCCTCGCCGCGCTCGCCGTGACCAGCGAATACCGGTTCGGGGTCATCCGCACCACGTTCCAGGCCATCCCGAACCGGGCGTCCGTCCTGATCGCGAAGGCAGGCCTGATCGGCGCGTTCGGCGCCGTGCTGACGTTCGTCCTCACGTTCGGCGCGTACGCCATCGCGAAGGCGACGGCAGGCGACGAGGCGGGAGCGGCACTCACCCTGACCGGTGCGGACGCGTGGCGGTCGATCTACGGCGTCCCGATCTACGCGTTCCTGTGCGTGGTTCTCGCCGTCGGAGTCGGCACCCTGCTGCGTCAGTCCGCGGGCGCGATCGCCCTGCTGCTGCTGTGGCCGCTGCTGATCGAGAGCCTGTTCAACCTGTTCGGCTCGTTCGGCCAGAAGATCATGCCGTTCCTGCCGTTCCTCAACGCCAACAATTTCCTGGGGGCGCCGCAGGGAGTCGATTTCCACTGGGGCCCGTGGGGCAGCCTCGTGTACTTTGCGGTGTTCGTGTTCGTGATCTTCGGGGCCGGACTGGTGGTCGTCAACAAGCGCGACGCCTGA
- a CDS encoding M20/M25/M40 family metallo-hydrolase, with amino-acid sequence MRLRGVFTVGVAGAMVLAGCSSTSEPDSPPVDASALAASVTESGVVGHLEQLQTIAESNDGNRAAGTSGYDASVDYVAQTLEDKGFDVQTPEFEFHKFDVNTEALRSGDRDFDVRALSYSPSTGPQGLTARLVPARKDDSPGCEVTDYDGLDVTGAIVLVNRGVCPFAAKQQVASERGAAGVIVVNNEDGPMSGGTLGDPDVGKVPTGGVSKADGAALEQAGGDVTLTLDTTTESSTARNVIAQTKTGSTDDVVMVGAHLDSVPDGPGINDNGTGVAATLETAVQLGGSPDVDNAVRFAFWGAEELGLLGSEAYVDSLSEEQRNDIALYLNFDMLGSENAGYLAYDGDNSDNVGEGPGPEGSAGIERTFTEFLQGNGVAADGTDFDGRSDYGPFIEHGIPSGGVFSGADETKTPEQAQKWGGTPGVVYDKNYHSATDTLENVDRAALAKNAAAVAYAVGVYAESLTGPNGVPIGADREKARATE; translated from the coding sequence ATGCGACTACGGGGAGTTTTCACAGTCGGAGTGGCCGGTGCGATGGTCCTGGCCGGGTGTTCGTCGACGAGTGAACCCGATTCGCCGCCGGTCGACGCGAGCGCTCTCGCGGCCTCGGTCACCGAGAGTGGTGTGGTGGGGCACCTCGAGCAACTGCAGACGATCGCCGAGAGCAACGACGGCAACCGCGCGGCCGGAACCTCCGGCTACGACGCGAGCGTCGACTACGTCGCACAGACATTGGAAGACAAGGGCTTCGACGTCCAGACCCCGGAATTCGAATTCCACAAGTTCGACGTGAACACGGAGGCCCTGCGGTCCGGCGACCGTGACTTCGACGTCCGGGCGCTGTCGTATTCGCCGTCCACCGGTCCGCAGGGGCTCACCGCCCGCCTGGTGCCCGCTCGCAAGGACGACAGTCCGGGGTGCGAGGTCACCGATTACGACGGCCTCGACGTGACGGGGGCGATCGTCCTCGTGAACCGGGGGGTGTGTCCGTTCGCGGCCAAGCAGCAGGTGGCGTCCGAGCGCGGCGCCGCAGGCGTGATCGTCGTCAACAACGAGGACGGACCGATGAGCGGCGGCACCCTCGGCGACCCGGACGTGGGCAAGGTCCCCACGGGCGGGGTGAGCAAGGCGGACGGCGCCGCGCTCGAACAGGCGGGGGGCGACGTCACGCTCACGCTCGACACCACCACCGAGTCGAGCACCGCGCGCAACGTCATCGCGCAGACGAAGACCGGCTCGACGGACGACGTCGTGATGGTCGGTGCCCACCTGGACAGCGTCCCCGACGGCCCCGGCATCAACGACAACGGCACCGGCGTCGCCGCGACCCTCGAAACGGCTGTGCAACTCGGCGGTTCGCCCGACGTCGACAACGCCGTGCGCTTCGCGTTCTGGGGCGCCGAGGAATTGGGTCTGCTCGGGTCGGAGGCCTATGTCGACAGCCTCAGCGAGGAGCAGCGGAACGACATCGCGCTGTACCTGAACTTCGACATGCTCGGTTCCGAGAACGCCGGCTACCTGGCCTACGACGGCGACAACTCCGACAACGTCGGCGAGGGCCCCGGACCCGAGGGTTCCGCGGGCATCGAGCGCACGTTCACCGAGTTCCTCCAGGGCAACGGCGTCGCCGCGGACGGCACGGACTTCGACGGCCGCTCCGACTACGGCCCGTTCATCGAGCACGGCATCCCGTCGGGCGGGGTATTCAGCGGCGCCGACGAGACGAAGACCCCCGAGCAGGCGCAGAAGTGGGGTGGCACCCCGGGTGTCGTGTACGACAAGAACTACCACAGCGCGACCGATACCCTCGAGAACGTGGACCGGGCCGCGCTCGCCAAGAATGCCGCCGCGGTCGCGTATGCCGTCGGGGTGTACGCGGAGTCGCTCACGGGGCCGAACGGAGTCCCCATCGGTGCGGACCGGGAGAAGGCGCGGGCCACCGAGTGA